From Girardinichthys multiradiatus isolate DD_20200921_A chromosome 13, DD_fGirMul_XY1, whole genome shotgun sequence:
atATTCTTCTAATTGAAATGACACCTAtatatttaatgatttaatgACACCAAATCTTAAGATCATCTTGGATTAAGAACAGTATTAACAAAAGTACAATGAGGGACCCAATACAcagttgcttttgttttgttttaaactgctCCTGATTTCTTTAcctttgcaaaaacaaagactgtagatcagtaaaaaaaaatggaacagcAAGGAGCAACACTTCTCTGCTGTTTATTGTGAGGACATCCCAGGGTTCAATTACCTGTTCCATCACCTGAGTAACATCTATCTAAAATCCTCAACCCAAGACTTGAGCTTGTAGATGAAGAAACACCTGACAGTATGTCCAAGATGGAAATACACCACAAAGGCAATCAGGGTAAAACGTATCTGGTTGGATGAATTAAGTTTggtaaattcatttttattaagaGAGAAATACAGTACTAACCCTGGTGTTGAGAAGgaaaagaagagaaacaggGAAAAAAGTAAGGTGTATGGTACATGCTACTCTAGTGGTGTCAACGTAAAATGGAATGTGTCTATTTCTAAActcttcaaatgttttttttttttctcacaatcctctcaaggatgtggtcatctgtgttacctttgcagtttttccttccactcaacgaCGTTTTATTAATATGTTTGGAAACAGTACtatgtgaacagccagcttctttagcaatgatccTTGCCGGTCATTGTGAAACCATCACAGAGGATTAGTGTCTTTTCCGTGATTGTATAGGTCATAACATAagatttctgcattaaaaggcCATTTCTATTGGTCTGATGTAGCAATTTTTGAGAGTGCCCTTGTATGTACAAGATGGAAGCGAACCACCTGGGCAATTGGTTAAAATAGATTTGTTTGGACCAACTTTTTGGGAAATTTTGATATTTATCTGTAAAAGAATAAAGtcagaaaaatattaaacagttcctattgttgtttcttttccttttccagatttttccagACCTAGAAAATGCTAAAATCCAATTCCATTTTTTCCACACTTTTCAAGACTAGGAGGTAAACAATGCTGGTTTCAaagtttgtaataaaaaaaagagtctTAACAGTATTACAATAAAATTCTAGGTTGTTTGTACCAACATGATCTTTAGCAACATGATTATTGGCCTCTTTGTATCCGGATGGTGTCCTACCCTCCACTGCGTGCCGAGGCGCTGTCTTGCGCCCTCTCCTTGGTTCATCACAGATCCACTGTTCACAGCACTGCCCCCGGACTTTGACTCTCCGTGGACTTATGCACCAAACTCTGGGAGGCTGGGACTCTGAGCACAGGGACACACAACCGATGGCGCCGTTCACGCACACACACTGGTATTTACAGCTGGGCTTGAAGCTCTGACCATTACGGTAGAGCACGCCGTCATACTCACAGCCCGTTCCTGTCATATCTGACAGAGACAACAGGTGAACACATTTTATATAGATAAACGGCTCAGTCTGCAAACCAAGACAAACAAATTTCTCTATTATAGTGATGAATCTTGTTAAATGTAGACACATCATTATAGCAGCATTACAGTGGGGCCTTCCCATGCTGCAAAAAGATTTATGACCAATCAGAAAACAGACAAAGAACATACAGGATGTCGGCGTCCTGGAGAGCCTAAAGGGAGAAAACTCTGCAAGTGCTGTGGATAGTTGAGTGGAGTTCCCATAGAAAGGTTTCCCTCTCACAGCCCCATCAGCTCCCATCAATTATGTGTCTTATTGCAGGGGGAGGCGGTGTCATGGTTATGCTATAGGGGTGGGCTGTTATAATTTATAGAGAGGGTTTGACTGCTCTTCAAAGGTTTTTAGAAACGCCTATAATAATACCAATATGCAGGCTTTCCTAAGACAACACATCTAAAACAGATGTTTACACGCTGTGTAAACAGATTCTTGCTAATTACTGATGCTACCAATGCATCATGTAAGCTTCAGTACTGAGACATCTTATCCAACCTATCTCCATTTTGCTTAATATATATTGACttcttttattccattttataaaatgtgcagtttaGGCAAGATAGAGATAGattttggaatatttttttaatgaggcTATTAAGAATTTTACTACTTAAGTATAATTAAATAGCTTATCATTTACTGCATATAAGGATCCTCCGTTGATAAGGCTTTTCACCTCACTATAtgctttttacatattttcatgtaaaaaaccttaaaaaattaGGACTGCAATGTAGCTgtgtttataataataatatttgtttgtgttgtttgtttgataacatttagatttaaaagaTGGTAAAGAGGATCCTAACTGAGACATTCTCTTTAAGCTTTATCTTTGTGAAAAGTGGGACGCTGTAAATAATGCACTCTGTTCCATATATGGTGGAATGGCCTTGACAAAGTAACATGCAATTTTAAAGTGTGACCTGAGATGTTCCTGTTGTGTAAAACCAGATGATTATTCCAGTGAGTGACACTTACATGCACACACTCCTTTTTCGTACTTAGGCTTGTCCGAGCTGTAGTCACAGTACAGCCCCTTGTGGTAGTCGCAGGTGTCGGCCTCATTGCACTCCTCCCCAACCTGCCTTGCGCAGGCCTTGCAGCAGTCGCAGCCGTCCATTAGGAGGCTTACACCTGCAGGGCACTTGGGAGCCACCTTGGGGCACTCACAGGGCCACTTGCAGTATCGCGTTACGTTGTACGGGTCTGCAGTTGGAGTAGTGAGGGCTGTGGCAGGTGGCATGGCAGTGGAATTCAAAGAGTAGGCCtggaaggaaaataacaaatgaaaataatttaaaaatgcttaaaaataattatttaccaATCTAATGAACAAccattttcaaatatattttagtgaaattaatattttatcaatataATCAAAAACTTGGTGGTTATCTTTATATTTCCTTATCAAAATTCTTGAGTGAGATTCTGAAGGTTATATTCCTAGTTTCTGAATGGTTCTCTTTGCATAAAATGAAAGGTATTGCATAATCTCTTAATGTTGGtcttggggattttaacagagcaaacctctcataTGAACTACCAAAATACAGTCAACATATTCCCACCAAggataaaaacacactggaccattgttacacagcttcaAAAGATGCAAACTGGAATGTCACCATTGCCGCTTTGGGACTGTGTGATCACTATCTGCTTCATCACATTCCACCTTACaggcaaaaattaaaaacttctaAGCCTGGTTCAGACTTTCACTTCAGCGCAGATGCCTGTTTTGACTGCATAGATTGGAATGTTTTCTAAGCTTTGGGTACTCATCTGAAGGACATTTCTGTAACTGTCACATCCTACATCAGTTTTTTGGAGGACATTCTATATATgaaacaacagtaaaacatggttcaCTTAACATATGAGGAAGCTGCATCAAACCAAGGAAGAATTTTACATCAGCGAGGCCATTTATAAGCAGGCCAGATACAAACTGACCATGGAGATCagagcagctaagagaagctacagctgGAAgctaaaaaaacagcttttcagTAAATGACCCGACATCAGCTTGGGATGGTTTGAAAAACATTGCAAACTACAGAATGCCAGTGGACTTCCAGAGAGGTCCACTGGGgtctctgcagatcccacacatcctggacacaaactgtttagacttttaccttcaggttgtcactacagagcactatttgtaaaaaccagctgccacagagattTCTTCcaccaggctgtctctctgatgaacacttaacagtCAGAGTGCACAGATCAATACCATTCATACTATGTCTTTCTATTTTCTAAAAACAACCttgtttattttccctttttatatAGTTGATGATTTAAATTGAGACTAACGTGGAACCAATGTCAAATTCCTTGTCTGTGTGCACAAACGTGGTGAATACAACTGATTCTGATAATGAGTTTCTCTTCCATCAGTGTGTTTTTTCCTCTCACAAGCACCATTGTGCAGCTATGATCACACTCAGCAGATGTTTACCCTCATACTGGTCACTTTATATGCATTAACAGCACCAGCATCAAAAGCTACTTGgtttttttaacatttccatTTCAAATGGATTTTTCAAGGAACAAATTGTGCAACcactaataattttttttttattttaaaatggaattTCTCTCAGAAAATGTATAACTGGTGTAATGTAATAGTTAAAAGTTGCCAGATTCACCACAATGAAACACTTTTTAGGCAAGAAGAGGCACACATGAGTGCAGGTTTAAATATTTCTAGCAAACCCATAAAATTACAGAATAGCTCATTTGGTCAGAGCAATAGAGAGCACTTTAGCTCAAATCTTTGAaagacacgcacacacacacacacacgcacacacacacacacacacacacacacacacacacacacatacacacacagacatacacacatgcatgcatgctTAATCCACAGTTAATAAtggtaaaacatatttaattatCGTAAGCTTATTGGTCATTTTTCTAAGCTTCTGCTCAGCCCCTTAGTGGAATTAGAGTCATATTATCAATAATAACTCCGTGTGATGTTGTCAGCTAATGCTGATTAATGAGTTTTAATCAAAGCTGTGCCACTAAGCCAACCCTCAGAGGAGTTAATTTAGCCTGCAGTCACTGTGCTATTTACAAAAGAAACACTGATATACAGTTAAGCCaatattattcataccccttgtagagaatctgtggagggagctaaaaatTTGGGTAATAGCAATGACACCCTAacttcaagacaccctcataaGAACTAAACAaatgaggcacgtgacgtcacccggtgcggcagagccggggtcccacccatgagccaggcctggggtcggaacccatcagagagcgcctggtggctgggttgctcctcgcaggacccggccgggTCAAGCCCGGAggagagacacgaggccatcccccagtggccccaccacctgcagggggaaccgtgagggaccggtgcaaagaggattgggcggcagacgaaggtggagacctcgacggcccgatccccggatgcttagcctggctctagggacgtggaatgtcacctcgttGGAGGgtaggagcctgagcttgtgcgggaggtcgagagatactgactagaaatagtcgagcTCACCTCCACTCACAGCgtaggctctggaacccatctcctcgagaggcgctggactctcttctactctggagtggagaggctggggtgggtttgcttgttgccccccagctcagctgtctcgtgttggggtttaccccggtggatgagagagTCGCATCCTTGAgcctagagggtgacacgggagtggattttctctcctgtcccatcccgctcccacagaaaaatgtcttgtcccatcccaatcccaggccagcataacgaaaaaaatcctgtcccatcccactcctggtaaattgactcccactcccatcccgctcccattcagaacgactcccactcctgtgccactcccatttttgtttttttcatttagtcttttggcaatttctttgtttgaaggaccagttaggtccctgtttttagctgtagtaaaggccagttaaagtaaaaagaataataatgaaaaaataataaaatattaaacaaggaaacagaccatgcctatcttagttgaataaacaaaatgtacatagttgtattttacttatttattaagtgactgtttcctttgaacaatgacattacttttatgtttcaagttactgaaacgaaagaaaaatgcacctagcaagagaaatgtacttgttgaacaaaaggccaaaaaggcattaccttcacaatttagaaactgtagctcaatggttcacagccctggtcctcagggaccccttccctgcaagttttaaatgtgtgtctgctccagaacacttgatttaaattctgacatgac
This genomic window contains:
- the ccn4a gene encoding cellular communication network factor 4a isoform X1, with product MSWLLLCILTAAGIQQAYSLNSTAMPPATALTTPTADPYNVTRYCKWPCECPKVAPKCPAGVSLLMDGCDCCKACARQVGEECNEADTCDYHKGLYCDYSSDKPKYEKGVCAYMTGTGCEYDGVLYRNGQSFKPSCKYQCVCVNGAIGCVSLCSESQPPRVWCISPRRVKVRGQCCEQWICDEPRRGRKTAPRHAVEGRTPSGYKEANNHVAKDHVVFSTESRSWHKNCITQITSWSPCSKTCGRGLSLRISNANDQCELIQESRLCNLRPCEADITKHIKPGKKCLNIYREDQPSNFTISGCTSKKQYRPKYCGVCTDERCCIPYKLKTVDVEFECPNGTGFTWKMMWIQACFCNLSCRNPNDIFAELESYYGYPEVMN
- the ccn4a gene encoding cellular communication network factor 4a isoform X2 → MSWLLLCILTAAGIQQAYSLNSTAMPPATALTTPTADPYNVTRYCKWPCECPKVAPKCPAGVSLLMDGCDCCKACARQVGEECNEADTCDYHKGLYCDYSSDKPKYEKGVCAYMTGTGCEYDGVLYRNGQSFKPSCKYQCVCVNGAIGCVSLCSESQPPRVWCISPRRVKVRGQCCEQWICDEPRRGRKTAPRHAVEVFSTESRSWHKNCITQITSWSPCSKTCGRGLSLRISNANDQCELIQESRLCNLRPCEADITKHIKPGKKCLNIYREDQPSNFTISGCTSKKQYRPKYCGVCTDERCCIPYKLKTVDVEFECPNGTGFTWKMMWIQACFCNLSCRNPNDIFAELESYYGYPEVMN